In Papaver somniferum cultivar HN1 chromosome 1, ASM357369v1, whole genome shotgun sequence, a genomic segment contains:
- the LOC113348409 gene encoding pathogen-related protein-like, which yields MKGVHTQDIKTINPEKFKLFVNGREGLSGEEVLKLGSYTALLKTSLSEEFQYYKVDEESFESSHDIFRSAFPRGFAWEVIKVYSGPPLIAFKFRHWGYVEGPFKGHAPTSHKVEFYGLGVLKVLEQVDETLRAEDVEIYYDPGELFGGLLKGPKIDSSNLSQEEAKKSTSSTNAQGCPSHKED from the exons atgaaaggtgtacatacacagGACATTAAAACTATCAACCCAGAAAAATTCAAGTTATTTGTTAATG GAAGAGAGGGATTATCAGGAGAAGAGGTCCTGAAATTAGGGAGTTACACGGCTTTGCTGAAAACATCTTTGTCCGAGGAATTTCAGTACTACAAAGTTGATGAAGAGAGCTTTGAATCTTCTCATGACATATTTAGATCAGCATTCCCTCGTGGTTTTGCTTGGGAAGTTATTAAGGTCTACTCAGGGCCACCTCTAATTGCTTTTAAGTTCAGACACTGGGGTTACGTGGAAGGTCCTTTCAAAGGTCATGCTCCCACTAGCCACAAAGTCGAGTTTTATGGCTTGGGCGTTCTCAAAG TCCTCGAACAGGTGGATGAAACTCTAAGAGCGGAAGACGTGGAGATCTATTATGACCCTGGGGAGCTTTTTGGAGGTCTACTCAAAGGACCTAAAATAGATTCTTCAAATTTATCACAAGAAGAAGCTAAAAAGAGTACTTCATCCACCAATGCTCAAGGCTGTCCTTCCCATAAGGAGGACTGA